Proteins encoded by one window of Thalassoroseus pseudoceratinae:
- a CDS encoding ATP-binding protein has product MAKKKAASKRKADSNQENGSHLRLHAEQQFAAELEALAEIDERQRPPGWKLSPWAVKLYLLGGTLENGFEVTPKYVGRPRLMEIAIATLATDRALLLYGVPGTAKSWVSEHLAAAISGQSTLLIQGTAGTDESALRYGWNYARLLAEGPARDALVESPMMVAMESGSIARVEELTRIPSETQDTLITILSEKSLPVPELNTEVQAVKGFNVIATANNRDKGVNELSSALMRRFNTVVLPVPDRLDDEISIVSQRASQLGRALELPAEIPALQEIQRVVTIFRELRSGMTEDGKTKLKSPSGTLSTAEAISVVSNGMAMSAFYGDGELKADDLMSSLIGAVVKDPVQDQIVWQEYLQTVVKERDDWKDLYRASRDFSG; this is encoded by the coding sequence ATGGCCAAGAAGAAAGCTGCCTCGAAACGAAAAGCAGACAGCAACCAGGAAAACGGGAGCCATCTGCGGTTGCACGCCGAACAGCAGTTTGCAGCGGAATTGGAGGCCTTGGCCGAGATTGACGAGCGGCAGCGTCCCCCCGGTTGGAAGCTTTCCCCCTGGGCGGTGAAGTTGTACTTACTGGGGGGAACGCTCGAGAACGGTTTCGAGGTGACGCCTAAATACGTGGGTCGACCGCGACTGATGGAAATCGCCATCGCCACCCTCGCGACCGATCGCGCGTTATTGCTCTACGGCGTCCCAGGAACGGCGAAAAGTTGGGTGAGCGAACATCTCGCGGCCGCAATTTCCGGTCAATCGACGCTCCTCATTCAAGGTACAGCCGGGACCGACGAATCGGCCCTGCGGTACGGTTGGAACTATGCCCGATTGCTCGCCGAAGGCCCCGCACGCGATGCATTGGTCGAAAGCCCGATGATGGTCGCAATGGAGTCTGGTTCTATCGCACGAGTCGAAGAACTCACGCGGATTCCCAGTGAAACGCAAGACACACTGATCACGATTCTCTCCGAAAAATCGCTGCCCGTACCGGAACTCAACACCGAAGTGCAAGCGGTCAAGGGATTCAATGTGATTGCGACCGCCAACAACCGTGACAAAGGTGTCAACGAGCTTTCCAGTGCTCTGATGCGGCGATTCAACACGGTCGTGCTGCCGGTGCCGGATCGGTTGGACGACGAGATATCCATCGTCAGTCAGCGAGCCAGCCAACTCGGACGGGCTTTAGAACTCCCCGCCGAGATTCCTGCACTGCAGGAAATTCAACGCGTCGTCACAATCTTTCGGGAACTTCGCAGTGGCATGACCGAAGATGGCAAGACCAAACTCAAATCGCCGTCCGGAACGCTTTCCACCGCCGAAGCGATTTCCGTCGTGTCCAATGGAATGGCCATGAGTGCGTTCTACGGCGACGGGGAATTGAAAGCAGACGATCTGATGTCCAGTCTGATCGGCGCTGTTGTCAAAGACCCCGTTCAAGACCAAATCGTTTGGCAGGAATACCTGCAAACCGTCGTCAAAGAACGGGACGATTGGAAAGACCTCTACCGAGCCAGTCGCGACTTTAGCGGTTAA
- a CDS encoding DUF1552 domain-containing protein, with product MSKQRVERRTFLRASAIAMGLPLLESMSPRKTSAANDQTSARRMVAICAPLGIHTPLLFPKKSGRDYEVTPYLEPLQQVREKFSVISGLMHPMVDGGHAAEKSFLTGAPHPGQPSFQNTISLDQYAAERIGHRTRFPFLSLSGSNGGLSYTRSGVLIPSESRPSKVFQQLFMEGSETEKAAQLRRIKDGQSILDLVRSQTQSIQRKTTRKDQQTLDQYFTSVRELEQRMVRAEEWAKLPKPVVDAKPPTDIDDRANFTGRMQLLFDLMILALQTDSTRLITLKGAGGNEVIDLKGVGDGWHNLSHHGKSPEKIEQLAIIEKEEMRLFGEFLKRLAELREGDQSVLDQTAILLGSNLGNASSHNNTNLPIVVAGGQFRHGQHLAFDPKDGPPLANLHVSFLQHLGLEVDQFSSGTSTLTGLSV from the coding sequence ATGTCAAAACAACGTGTCGAACGCCGAACCTTCCTGCGAGCATCCGCAATTGCGATGGGGCTACCATTGCTCGAAAGCATGTCGCCTCGGAAGACGTCCGCTGCGAACGATCAAACGTCGGCTCGGCGAATGGTTGCAATTTGTGCCCCGCTTGGAATTCACACGCCATTGCTATTTCCGAAGAAGTCTGGTCGAGACTACGAAGTCACGCCGTACCTCGAACCACTGCAACAGGTTCGTGAGAAGTTCTCGGTGATCTCTGGGTTAATGCATCCGATGGTGGATGGTGGACACGCGGCGGAGAAAAGCTTCCTCACAGGGGCACCCCATCCTGGCCAGCCGAGCTTTCAGAATACGATTTCCTTGGACCAATACGCGGCGGAACGGATTGGGCATCGAACGCGGTTCCCGTTTTTGTCCCTCTCCGGCAGCAACGGGGGGCTGTCGTACACCCGCTCTGGCGTGTTGATTCCGTCGGAGAGCCGTCCGTCGAAGGTCTTTCAACAGCTGTTCATGGAAGGCAGCGAAACCGAGAAGGCGGCCCAGTTGCGGCGGATCAAAGACGGCCAAAGCATCCTCGACCTGGTCCGCTCGCAAACCCAATCGATTCAACGCAAGACCACTCGTAAGGATCAACAGACGCTCGATCAGTATTTCACGAGTGTGCGAGAACTCGAACAACGCATGGTGCGTGCGGAGGAGTGGGCCAAGCTTCCGAAGCCCGTTGTTGATGCAAAACCGCCAACTGACATCGACGACCGAGCCAATTTCACGGGGCGAATGCAGTTGCTGTTCGATCTGATGATTCTCGCCCTCCAGACCGACTCGACCCGTCTCATCACGTTGAAAGGTGCTGGCGGAAACGAAGTGATTGACCTCAAGGGAGTGGGTGATGGTTGGCACAACTTGAGCCATCACGGCAAGTCGCCGGAGAAAATTGAGCAGTTGGCAATCATCGAGAAAGAGGAAATGCGGTTGTTCGGTGAATTCCTCAAGCGGTTGGCGGAACTTCGCGAGGGGGACCAATCCGTTTTGGACCAAACGGCGATTCTGCTTGGCTCGAACTTGGGGAACGCTTCGAGCCACAACAATACGAATTTGCCAATCGTCGTCGCTGGCGGGCAGTTTCGACATGGTCAACACTTGGCGTTTGATCCGAAGGATGGCCCGCCGTTGGCTAACTTGCACGTCTCGTTCCTCCAGCACCTCGGACTGGAAGTCGATCAATTCTCAAGCGGCACGAGCACACTCACGGGGTTGTCAGTCTGA